In Plasmodium brasilianum strain Bolivian I chromosome 12, whole genome shotgun sequence, the genomic window AGATGGTAGCAATTATGCTACTGTTAATTATGATTTAAAGAATTGTTCTTCCGGCATGTACAGTGCATGTAATAACAATGGTATTATGGCCAAAAATGCCGGTATCGTAACAAACGCGCAGAACGGCCTAACTTTCAACGCATATGATAATGTTAGCAGTAGCAATTTGAACGGGGGTAATGTGAATGGAAGTGGTGCTAATAATGGTCTCTTTTCGAATGCACATAGCTGTTTACCACCTAGGGGCAGTGAACTAGGCTCAGGGGGGTTCAATTCCATTAACATTTCCGATAATTTCCCCAATAACATTCATAACCCATACCTATTTCCCAACAGTGCAACGAATAGTGAACCTATGCAGGTTAACTATGCTCTGTTCAACGGAGGGAATGGGACAAATATCCATGCCAATTTACCATACAATCATAATGAATCAAATAGTTTAGCCAATTATTcgaattttttacaaaacattaatagtaatagtaataacaatattaataataatattattaataataataatattaataataatattaataataatattaataataatattaataataataataatattaataataatattaataataataataataataatattaataataataataataataataataatatgttattcCAAAATGGTAGCTGCACAAACAGCATGAACAGTGGAAATCACTTTGCGCTGAATAACTCAAACGTAATGGGTTCGGATGGTCTTGTAGCGAGTAGCAGTCATTTAAATAACTTGAACAAGAACAATGCATTCTACAGTAATATTAGCAGTGGTGTTATAGGCAATGTTAGTGGTGTCGGCAAAATGGAGCAGGGGAAAAACTTAAGTTGTAACAGCCTCAAACGTAGTAGCCAAGTTGTTGTTGGAAACACAAACTTAAGCAAtccttttaattataatggAAATTCTCATTTCCCTGTAGGAGGACAAAATGATActacaaaaaatgaattaaacgAAATGGTAAGTCAAATTCaatttaacaataataacgataatagtaatgataataataataataatgatagtaacaaattaaatgaaataccCTTCACcaatgaaaatgaaattttgtttgaacaaaattatatacagaaTAACCTAAAGAAGAGAATActcttttttaatgaaaattttattaaatcgtTAGAATCAATtaataatcataatttaaatagtTATAATGAAAACAGGTCTACTATATATACCTTTCCATGTTCAGAACCTTTTAATAAtgctatattttatataaaaggaaTTGAAGAATGTAAAAATGGAGATCGCTTTGATGTTGACAatgcattatataataaaattattttaaaaaataatacatttgaGTTtactgttttaaaaaatattaataacaatgaaaaaataaatcatgaAGATATTGctttagatatatattaccCATTATTACatgtagaaaaaataaaatttagacAACCCCTCACAGCTGAAATTTCAAACCAGCAAATACACACACCATTTGAATTAGGAAAAATACCAACAGTTATTTAGAGCATGTTTTTGAAGAAATTTACTGCTTTTAGAAATTTTCGTTTTTGCTTGGATGTGATAGATTCCCCCGTCGATTTGCTTGTACAGGGGCATGTGTTATTTTATCAACTTGTGTGTTTACATAGTTTTTACTCGTGCATTCATGTTCTTTTTACTCTTGCATTTATGTTCTTTTTACTCTTGCATTTATGTTCTTTTTACTCGTGCATTTACATTGTTTTTACTCGTACATTTACGATGTTTTCACGTCTATATTTACTTTGTACGTACTTCTGCACGTACGCTGTTTTCACTCCtgtatttactttttttttttcgtgcAAAACTTCTTAACAACTGTATTGACACATGTGTATGTGTTTAATATTTGTTTCAGTTGCCCACACAACATTTTTGtgtaattaaaaacatttgATTTAACTCTCTGCTTGCCATcatatacttaaaatatgtatatgctaAAGTATAAAACTTGTGCACATACATTAACATGTACATGTGCGTacgttttatttatatccCTTAATTATTTCCCCACCTCTTCCCccgcttttttatttttcattttttacactTATTAAAagttttgtacatatatattttacatattacatattacatattatatattacattttatacaACAATTCGCGTGTTTATGTAGATGATATTTAAACGTCCCCAAACATGCATACACACactttaatgaaaaataaaattataccaatttatttgttaaataatttttcaaattatattagaaaaaaaaaaaaaaaaaggaaaagtcGTAAAATCGTAAAGTCGTAAAATCGTAAAATCGTAAAATCGTAAAATCGTAAAGTCGTAAAGTCGTAAAATCGTAAAATCGTAAAATCGTAAAGTCGTAAAATCGTAAAATCGTAAAATAAGGCAAATAAAGTCATGATTATGTAAACATAACGTGAGAGAAAAATCAGTTagtcttaattttttgtaaaagaGGTAATTAAGAAGGGACACCACTTTATACACTTTATAGTATGAGAATAAAGACAGCCGCatcagaaaaaatataatataaaattaagtcAGTCAAGTTCGGATTAAGTCAAATTATGCCAATATATGTCAAGGAAGTTCGAATTATGTCGAATTAAATCAAATTAAACAATGTCGAATAATAAACAGTTTTCAAAAAGCActacttttattaataatatatattatacgtaGAATAATAACtactattaataaaaaaaaaaaaaaaaaaaaaaaaagtgcacTATTTTAGATGATGCACTCTTAATATAAAACTGAGTAGTGTATTcgcatgtatacatgtacatatacatatacggaTAGATATATACTCAGCGCAAATAAGTGAATTACTGTCATTTTGAATTTGATACCGAATCATAAGGACTTCACAGaaatacaacaaaataacaaaaggATGAAattcatacaaatataaaccATTAACATGAAATTTgcactaaaaaataaaatacgcatacatagatatatatatatgtatgtatgtatgtatgtatgtatgtatatatgtatatacatatatatatatatacataccaATAGCCACACGCGCATATTAATAAGTAacgttttataaaaaaataaacacataATGTACCTCCTCAGTATGTAATAAACGCACAAACtgttgagaaaaaaataaattaatatagaCTACAAAAGTATAAGCTTTCAAGTGAATATATGAATtgatatgcatatatacaattatatatatgcgcgaATTTGAAATAAAAGCATTAGGCCTTTTGGGATTCTTTTAACGTTTCACTTAAAAATGATAGGGGCATCACACTAGGGCTCCGTAACCAATATCCCAAATACCTGAGAAgtgtatatacaaaaaaaagaaaaaaaaaaaagtacatactTTCAATATATAAGAAGCACACGCCACTGATAAATCCTTCATCCCgataaaccaaaaaaaaaaaaaaaaaaaaaaaaaaaaaagaactcTATATAATCTGCTATGCATTCCTTGGAAGAACCTCATCTGTAGACCTAAACCAATTAAGAACATAATTGTAGTAAC contains:
- a CDS encoding hypothetical protein (conserved Plasmodium protein): MLNNNGFNGGLNQVNAFQNSSVPSQNSSSHIQNSSALFPNRANKTPNLCNSMFVSNNNNFWNGMKNTNSNINDSTEGVINSMYVDEHFNRGPLAHDYSSNSNMLGNSINNNIDINNLQSNINFFMNNEEGRNYNNQDVLFTQVKQNVSIFGNRPKNSPLFNNVTRENRAENRAENRSENRAENRSEYRGEYRSEYRGEYRGAKRSQSRGTRKGEIKSEFKNENKNDIMNEITNNSWNEGRNESPHFRFNDFVSRDKSIFGNRLREGKFLFTHMKNVNPVSLSMNDPNVNYSTNANVLHVGNQDGSNYATVNYDLKNCSSGMYSACNNNGIMAKNAGIVTNAQNGLTFNAYDNVSSSNLNGGNVNGSGANNGLFSNAHSCLPPRGSELGSGGFNSINISDNFPNNIHNPYLFPNSATNSEPMQVNYALFNGGNGTNIHANLPYNHNESNSLANYSNFLQNINSNSNNNINNNIINNNNINNNINNNINNNINNNNNINNNINNNNNNNINNNNNNNNNMLFQNGSCTNSMNSGNHFALNNSNVMGSDGLVASSSHLNNLNKNNAFYSNISSGVIGNVSGVGKMEQGKNLSCNSLKRSSQVVVGNTNLSNPFNYNGNSHFPVGGQNDTTKNELNEMVSQIQFNNNNDNSNDNNNNNDSNKLNEIPFTNENEILFEQNYIQNNLKKRILFFNENFIKSLESINNHNLNSYNENRSTIYTFPCSEPFNNAIFYIKGIEECKNGDRFDVDNALYNKIILKNNTFEFTVLKNINNNEKINHEDIALDIYYPLLHVEKIKFRQPLTAEISNQQIHTPFELGKIPTVI